The Calothrix sp. PCC 7507 DNA segment ACTTCCGCAAACCTTTTTGGGGATTTAACATCTTTTTTATTAATTTTGATGGTGAATACTTAACCTGTTGCTTATGTGTGAAGAAGGCAGGAGGAAAGAAACAACTATTTTTTCAGATATCAAACCGATATAGCAATCCGATTTCATTTCTGAATCACTCGTAGAGGTAAGGGACTCTTTACTGGGGACTAGGAAGAAGGAATAAAGGTGTACTGAGTTTTGTTCAAAAATCAAATATGAGTCCTATAAATGTCCTAATTTATATGATCTTTGCTATATCTCCAACAGCACCAAAGAGCGATCGCCGGCACAAAATCCCTGAATATTCCAAAGCATACTCAGGGAGAGATTTTGAGTTTAACTCGATATTAGCGATCACTTAGGCATTCATAGCAATTCTTAGTCGAGAGCTAGAATATTTCACCCTGAGCGCAGCGTCTCCGATAGGAGAAGGGTTGAATCCTCCTGAATTCTGAATTCTGATTACCCCATCAAGGGCATATTCCACTCTACCAAGAACCGCTACAACTATAAAGCATCAATAAACATCTGGACTTTTTCCAAAAGTGGCTGATATTCGATTTGCTCGGCTAAATCTTGGGCTTGTTCATAGCATGATCGCGCCAATTTTTTGCGTTTTGTTGTCGCGTAGACACTACCCATATTCAACAAAGTTGAAACTTCTTCCACACAATCACCTAGTTCTTGATAAACTACAACTGCTTGTTTATAGAACTTGAGCGCCTGTCGGTAATTGGCGAGGATGCTGTAAGTGAAACCAATGTTGTTGAGGGTTGTTGCTTCGCCGGAGCGATCGCTAATTGCGCGACGCGTCAAAAGAACTTGAGAGTAGAGTAATAGCGCTTCTTTCGGTTTGTTTAAATCACTATAGACAGAAGCAATGTTATTCAAGGTGGTTGCTTCACCAACTAAATTTTGAAAAGCGCGTTGAATTGGTAGTGCTGCTTGCAAAAATTCTAGAGCTTGTTCAAAGTTACCTAAAGTAATATGGGCGAACCCAATGCCATTTAGCGTTATCGCCTCACCAGAAAAGTCCCCAATTAATCGACGCATCGCCAAAATCTGGTGTTGTAGTAGCAATGCTCGTTTTGGTTCTCCCAACCGAGTATAAATCAGTGCCACATCATTAAGAGTGGAAACTTCACCTTGAGTATCTTGCAATTTTCTGAAAATTTGCAGCGCTTGCTCAAAATAGTCCAACGCTTGCGAAAACTGTCCCAGACGGTTGTAGGTAGAACCCAAGTTACTGAGTGCAGTCGCCTCTGCTTGAGCTTTACCCAGTTCTTGAGCAACCACAAGCGCTTGCTGAAAGGACTCTAATGCTAGTTGAGGTTGTGAGCAGCCAAGGTAAGCTAAACCAATATCGTTTAATGTATGACCAACTCTTGCTCGATCTGGAATTGCTCTGGCTAACTCTAAATTTTCGCTAACAAAATTCAGATATTCTTGGAACTTACCCTGCTTGTAGTAG contains these protein-coding regions:
- a CDS encoding tetratricopeptide repeat protein, producing the protein MSQLCNQVKEWEERRHEANRYYKQGKFQEYLNFVSENLELARAIPDRARVGHTLNDIGLAYLGCSQPQLALESFQQALVVAQELGKAQAEATALSNLGSTYNRLGQFSQALDYFEQALQIFRKLQDTQGEVSTLNDVALIYTRLGEPKRALLLQHQILAMRRLIGDFSGEAITLNGIGFAHITLGNFEQALEFLQAALPIQRAFQNLVGEATTLNNIASVYSDLNKPKEALLLYSQVLLTRRAISDRSGEATTLNNIGFTYSILANYRQALKFYKQAVVVYQELGDCVEEVSTLLNMGSVYATTKRKKLARSCYEQAQDLAEQIEYQPLLEKVQMFIDAL